TTACCAAAAGCCTGCATGTGAGCATCCGTCACAACGACGAGTCTGACAGGCATTTCCTCGCCACTTTTTACCATTTCGATCTCCATCTTCCCTTTTCCCGCGAAGCGGTCTTGCTCTTGCCCATGGGGCAGGAGCCCCGCTCCTGCACCTGCGGCGTCGCAAGTGAGACCGGGAGAGAGGGGGCAAGCAGCGGCGAAGAGCGGGCAAAGCCCGCCCTGCCTGATGGTGCGCAACGCGGTTGCACCTGAAATGGTGCGACCGACTTGCTGCATCGAAAGGTCGAGGCGATGCTTGTGGGGAGAGAGGGCAGAGCCCTTTCTTCCCTCTAAAAACAATGAACTTGGTTGGGATCAGAATCGGATCTGTGGAACCTTCGGCGACTCTCTAGCTGTGAGTTCATGCTGAACCGCGACTTTTAGAGTTAGAGTTTATTCATATCAATGTCTGTTTGCGACAAGTTTCTGACGGAAGATCTCTGCCGGTGTTTTGTAACCCAGACATTTGCGCGGCGTATTGTTGAGGCGACTGCAAATGAATGTCAGATCCCGGTCAGTTATTGCCAGCGGATCGATGTCTCTTGGAAGCCAGCGTCTGGTGCGTCTGTTGGTGTTTTCGACAGTGCCTTTTTGCCAGGGTGATTGTGGGTCGCAAAACCATGTTTGCGATCCGATACCGGCCTGCAGATAGGCCCATTCCGTGAACTCGGTGCCCCGATCAAAGGTGATCGACCGGCGTGCAATACGGGGAAGGGGTTGCAGCACGGTAATCAGTCCATTCATGACAGCACGGGACTGACGATCATTGTTGCGCAACAGGACGGTAAAGCGGCTGACCCGTTCGACCAGAGACGTTACATTGGCCTTGCCGAACTTCTTGCGAAACTGGATCAAATCACATTCCCAATGCCCAAACTGTTTGCGTTTGGCCACTACGTCTGGACGGTGCAGGATGCTCAGTTCCGGCGAAAAACGGCGTCCATGACGTCGTCTTGCATGTCGTGGCCGTCGTTTGGTACGGCGCTCGGGCAGATGCTTCCAAAGCCCATCTTTCCGACCCTCGGCAGAATAGACAAACTGATAGATCGTTTCATGGCTGACAGAAATGGGGTGACGTTCCAACCGCATTCTGCCGGCAATCTGTTGTGGTGACCACCCATGGCTTATGCGGTCGACAACCGATTGACGCAAATGAGCAAAACGAATGAGCTTGCGTTGCCGCGATCGCCGCTCACGCGCTTTCTGATCCGCAACCGTGCAGTAATAACCGGTCAGATCCTTGATCTCATCATCGTTAAACCGATTGCGCTTGAGCTCACGGAAAATGGTTGAACGGTGACGGCCAAGTTTCTCGGCGATAGTTTCGACAGAAATATTTTCCATACGCCAGCGCGCGATCTTGCGCCGCTCATCCAAGTCAATATGCGAGTAGGTCCTTTGCATGACAGGTTCCTTGCTTGGGATAACTCATTGTTATCGCTTGCAAGTCGCACTTCAAGCTAGAACCCACCAGCTTACAAACGATGTTTTAGCAAGTTAAAGTTGCGACGTTCCCAGCAGATTACAGATGCGACAGGTGCTGACGTTCAGCCCCCATTCCGAGAGGCTGGTCGGGGTTGCAAACGAGGAATGGGGGCGGGTGAATATCCACCTCTCCGGCTTTAGCTTTCTCAGTAGCAATTGCTCTGTCAACAGTTGATACTCGGCTCACCTGCATCGGGCAGGACAGGGATCCAAGTCGTACAATGCTACCAAAAATCTGCCTGCAAGGTGATGTCGATATCGCTGCACTCTCACCACTGCTTCGCGGTATGCTACTTGCAATCGCCTACGCGCAGCGCGAGGGCGGCATCGGATTAACGGCAACCGGCGCGATGAACCGCAAATTCGTACACTGGGCTGCTGAGAACTTCCTCTGGCCTAGGTTCACAGCCAAAGACCTCTACAGCATGCACAAGGTGCTCAATGAAAACGACATGCCACCGCTTTGTGTCGTGCACGACCTGACCCGTTATCTGAAGCTTCTTCGCCGTAGGAAAAATGTACTGCTGCCAACCAAACGTGGCCTGGAGTTTCTGGTAAGTCCGCAAGCCTTCTTCGATCTGATCGCCACCGATTATCTCTATTCGTATATTCATGCCACCGAACGTAAAGAGGCGATTCAGACACGATTACGTTGGTGGCGTATGTATCTCAATCTTCTCAATATCAAGACCAGAGAAGGGTGTAATGCGATGGACATTGTAAAAATACTCTATCCGGATACCGCTCATCTGTCCGACACTGAAATAACCGTCGATGCCTGGGACCTGAAATTCGAGCTTCAATACGATGTCCTGCGACGCTTATGCTGGCTCGGCCTGCTTTTTGAGGCAAGAGAAGGGCTCAACTTGCTTGACGACGGAACCTTCCACAAAACACCGCTCTGGACAGCTTGCCTGCAATTGGAGTCAGATACGCAAAGTGATATCGGCGTCCATTGACGCCCTCTATTCCGGCGCTGGCTGTCTCAATAAAGCTTGTTCTCGCCGGGCAATGACGGCGGGGTCGTTCATGTAAGCTGTGCGCGATTTACGCTCTCGCTTCTGATACCCGTTCCCGACACTGCCGTCAGGTATACCAAACATATGGTTGGCCTGACCGGTACGACGCGGACCGCTTTTGCTGCGTTGCTGCTCCCGTCCCGCCTGCATCTCAGCGACGATCGACAGCATGTCATCCAGCCGTTTGTTCTCGACAACAGGTGAGCGATGAATGGAACGAAGCTTGTCGAATGTTGTATAGGGCAGGGTGTCCGTACCGTGCATGATCTCCAGACGTCCATCGGGATAGTCGCAGACAATGACCTTCTGCCGCGCAAGCCGCTTTGCAACTTCGCTCGGTTCCAGGATGAACAGCACTTTATCATAGCGTAGTGTCAGTGTTTGTGACAGCGTTCGCACTTCCTTCCGGCACAGTGCGTGTTTCACTAATTACGGGACAGGTTTTTCAGTAAAGAGCGATCGCGGATTTCACTAAGTCGCGGACAGCGTTTTCACAAATGTGCGGACAGTTTTGGCGCAAGTTTTGCGGGCGCCGTTTGAGCGTGATTTCTTCTTGATTTTAGTCAGGAGAGGCCATGCCGAAGCGGAAGCAAGCGAGACGCATTACGATGAGGGATATTCGATCTATTTTGCGATTGACCTTTGAACAGGGCTTATCTGTTCGAGAGGTTTCAGAACGTCTTCGAATGGGGAAGACCACTGTTTCCACCTATTTGTACAGGGCCCGTGAAGCGGGTCTCTGCAGCTGGCCTTTGCCTGTGGCCTATGACGATGACGCGCATCTCGAGAAAGTGGTGTTCAAACGAACGGGTCGGCCACCTCGGGACACGCAGGCTCCAGATTTTGCCTACGTTGCGCGAGAATTGAAGCGCAAGGGTGTGACGCTGACGCTGTTATGGCAGGAATATCGCGCAGTTCATCCGAACGGTTACGGCTTTACGTGGTTTGCGACCCGGTTTGCAGCTTTTGAACGCAAGACATCTGCAACCTATCGCAACCGGCATGAGGCCGGAGCGACGATGCAGACCGACTATGCGGGCCAGACGGTACCGATCGTTAATCCACAGACCGGAGAGGTCCGTCAGGTGCAGATTTTTGTCGCCGTTCTTCCGGCATCCAATCTGACCTTCTCCTATGCCAGCCTGAGCCAGAAGTTGCCGGACTGGATCGAAGGGCAAAAACGGGCGCTGAACTATTTTGGTGGTGTTACGAAGGCCATTGTCTGCGACAATCTCAAGTCAGGTGTCGCGGTTGCCCTGTGGTTTGAGCCGACGATCACCGCGACATTTGAAGCCTTTAGTGAACATTACGGCACGACAATCTTGCCAACGCGGGTAAAAAAGCCCCGGGACAAGGCCAAAATTGAGGGCGCGGTTTTAATCGCAGAACGCTGGATTCTGGCACGGCTTCGCAACCAGACCTTCTTCTCGCTGGAGGATCTGAATATCGCCATTGCCGGTCTTCTTGAAGACCTCAATGGTCGCGTCATGCGTCATTACGACAAAACCCGCCGTCAGTTGTTCGAAGAGATAGAGCGCGAGGCTCTAAAGCCGCTACCGGCGACAGACTTCGAATATGCGGAGTGGAAATCAGCCAAGGTCCATCCCGACTACCACGTCGAGGTGGCAAAGACCTTCTATTCCGTGCCGCATCAGTTGATCGGCAAAATGATCACCGTGCGCCTGACGCATCGGATG
The sequence above is drawn from the Ochrobactrum vermis genome and encodes:
- the istA gene encoding IS21 family transposase, producing the protein MPKRKQARRITMRDIRSILRLTFEQGLSVREVSERLRMGKTTVSTYLYRAREAGLCSWPLPVAYDDDAHLEKVVFKRTGRPPRDTQAPDFAYVARELKRKGVTLTLLWQEYRAVHPNGYGFTWFATRFAAFERKTSATYRNRHEAGATMQTDYAGQTVPIVNPQTGEVRQVQIFVAVLPASNLTFSYASLSQKLPDWIEGQKRALNYFGGVTKAIVCDNLKSGVAVALWFEPTITATFEAFSEHYGTTILPTRVKKPRDKAKIEGAVLIAERWILARLRNQTFFSLEDLNIAIAGLLEDLNGRVMRHYDKTRRQLFEEIEREALKPLPATDFEYAEWKSAKVHPDYHVEVAKTFYSVPHQLIGKMITVRLTHRMVEIFFNHKRVASHRRRSERNGHVTVKEHMPKSHQRHAGMSAASLIRQANGISTNTGIFVERVIRDKPHPEQGYRAALGILSLARRYEHDRLDAACERALVINALTYTSVRSILQSGLDRAGTVMETGKPLPTHSNIRGRGYYH
- a CDS encoding IS30 family transposase — its product is MQRTYSHIDLDERRKIARWRMENISVETIAEKLGRHRSTIFRELKRNRFNDDEIKDLTGYYCTVADQKARERRSRQRKLIRFAHLRQSVVDRISHGWSPQQIAGRMRLERHPISVSHETIYQFVYSAEGRKDGLWKHLPERRTKRRPRHARRRHGRRFSPELSILHRPDVVAKRKQFGHWECDLIQFRKKFGKANVTSLVERVSRFTVLLRNNDRQSRAVMNGLITVLQPLPRIARRSITFDRGTEFTEWAYLQAGIGSQTWFCDPQSPWQKGTVENTNRRTRRWLPRDIDPLAITDRDLTFICSRLNNTPRKCLGYKTPAEIFRQKLVANRH